The DNA segment AGATCAACATGACAAAAGTAGTAACAGGAGAAAAGGAATTTTTTAAAGGAATTGAGCAGGTACAATTTGAAGGATTACAAAGCGATAATCCATTTGCTTTTAGATGGTACGATGCCAATAAAGTAGTCGCAGGTAAAACCATGAATGAGCATTTTAAATTTGCCTGTTCCTATTGGCATTCGTTTAACGGGAATGGTGCAGATCCATTTGGAGGACCTACACATGCTTTTCCCTGGGATGAAAAAAAAGAGGTAGTAGAAAGGGCAAAGGATAAAATGGATGCGGCGTTTGAATTTATTACTAAAATGCAGTTGCCTTACTATTGTTTCCATGATGTGGATGTGGTGGATTATGGGGATGATATTGCTGAAAATGAACGCAGGTTACAAACTATGGTCGCGTATGCAAAAGAAAAGCAAGCCAGCAGTGGTGTGAAATTGCTTTGGGGAACGGCCAATTTATTCAGCCATAAACGATATATGAATGGCGCTGCCACAAATCCTGATTTTCAGGTGCTTGCCCATGGCGCGGCACAGGTGAAAGCAGCCCTGGATGCAACGATTGAATTGGGTGGAGAAAATTATGTTTTCTGGGGTGGAAGAGAAGGTTATATGAGCTTGCTGAATACCAATATGAAACGTGAGCAGGAACATTTGGCTAAATTCTTACATACCGCCAGAGATTATGCACGCAAACAGGGTTTCAAAGGAACTTTCTTTATCGAACCAAAACCTTGTGAGCCATCTAAACATCAGTATGATTATGATGCAGCTACCGTTCGTGGCTTTTTGCAGGAATATGATTTACTTGCTGATTTTAAATTAAACCTTGAGGTGAACCATGCTACTTTAGCAGGACATACTTTCCAGCACGAACTTCAGGTAGCGGTAGATAGCGGACTTTTGGGATCTATTGATGCCAATCGTGGAGACTACCAGAATGGTTGGGATACCGATCAGTTTCCTAATGATATCAATGAATTGACGGAAGCAATGCTGATCATCCTGGAAGGTGGTGGACTGAAAGGTGGTGGTGTAAATTTTGACGCCAAGATCCGCCGGAATTCAACTGACCCTGCCGATCTTTTTTATGCACACATCGGGGGCATGGACATTTTTGCAAGAGCCCTGATTACCGCAGATGCAATACTTCAAAAATCTGATTACAAAAAAATACGGACCGACAGGTATGCTTCTTTCGATTCAGGTAAAGGCGCAGAATTTGAACAGGGGAAACTGAACCTCGTAGATTTAAGAAACTATGCAGCAGAAAATGGGGAACCGGCCGTGACAAGTGGAAGACAGGAATACCTGGAAAACCTGATCAACCGTCACATATAAACCGAATAGTAATTCATTGTATAGCTAAAGACTTAAACCAACCAAATTAATGAAAACCAACGTGCTGGATACGAAAGATTACATCGTATTCTTAATTTACTTTGTCATTGTTGCCGCCTACGGGTTGTACATTTACAACAAGAAAAAATCTGCCGCCAGCGGTTCGCAGGATTACTTCCTGGCCGAAGGTTCTTTGACCTGGTGGGCCATTGGGGCCTCTTTAATCGCTTCCAACATTTCTGCTGAACAATTTATAGGCATGAGTGGTTCAGGCTTTAAAATGGGGCTTGCCATTGCCACCTACGAATGGATGGCCGCGGCCACCCTGATCGTAGTTGCCGTTTTTTTTATTCCTGTTTACCTGAAAAACAAGATCTCTACCATGCCACAGTTCCTTCACCAGAGGTACAACGGTACAGTAGCCATGATCATGGCTGTTTTCTGGTTGTTGCTCTATGTGGTCGTTAACTTAACTTCCATACTTTACCTGGGGGCACTGGCAGTGAGTAGTATTTCCGGCTTCAGCCTGGAATTTTGTATGTATGCCATTGCAGCATTTGCCATTATCATTACCTTGGGCGGGATGAAAGTAATCGGTTACACCGATGTCATCCAGGTGTTTTTCCTGATCCTGGGCGGACTTGCAACGACTTACCTTGCTTTAAACCTGGTTTCTGAACATTATGGAACATCAGGCATTCTGGAAGGATATAGCCTTATGACAGAAAAGGCTACTGAGCATTTCCATATGATCCTTAAGCCGGACAATGAGAATTATATCGAT comes from the Pedobacter sp. FW305-3-2-15-E-R2A2 genome and includes:
- the xylA gene encoding xylose isomerase, with the protein product MTKVVTGEKEFFKGIEQVQFEGLQSDNPFAFRWYDANKVVAGKTMNEHFKFACSYWHSFNGNGADPFGGPTHAFPWDEKKEVVERAKDKMDAAFEFITKMQLPYYCFHDVDVVDYGDDIAENERRLQTMVAYAKEKQASSGVKLLWGTANLFSHKRYMNGAATNPDFQVLAHGAAQVKAALDATIELGGENYVFWGGREGYMSLLNTNMKREQEHLAKFLHTARDYARKQGFKGTFFIEPKPCEPSKHQYDYDAATVRGFLQEYDLLADFKLNLEVNHATLAGHTFQHELQVAVDSGLLGSIDANRGDYQNGWDTDQFPNDINELTEAMLIILEGGGLKGGGVNFDAKIRRNSTDPADLFYAHIGGMDIFARALITADAILQKSDYKKIRTDRYASFDSGKGAEFEQGKLNLVDLRNYAAENGEPAVTSGRQEYLENLINRHI